A segment of the Pseudoliparis swirei isolate HS2019 ecotype Mariana Trench chromosome 4, NWPU_hadal_v1, whole genome shotgun sequence genome:
GTTCTCAATATAGTATTATATGGTTTACGTTATTATGAAGTCATGCGAGCCAATAATGTATTAATTGCATCTGCCAACGGTTAATTGACTGAATAAGCGTTCAAAGCTGCTGACTTGCTATTATCACTTTAAGATTATTACCCTTAAAAAATATTTGCTAATGCACACAAGTGCCATTTACTATAACAAGCTTTACGTTTCACAATTGTGTTAATTGATTCGTATTAGCTGTAAAACTGAAAGCTAACGATTTACATAAGTTTGAGAAAATGACGATTCGAATGTTTTGATGCTTCTGACGAAGAGAGTGAATTAACTTCTCATTAAAACAGTAAGATGTGAGCCACCAAAGGGTCGAGAGGTTTGTGTGTAGACATTTGCACGATATTGAATTCCCAGGGGCCAATCTTGTATGTTATGGGATCACCAGTGCCTTCAAGCTACACATGAGCGTTTGATACTTGAAATGCTTTCTTCATGGGAAGTTTGCATTGAACCAACCGACAAAATAGGTATTTTTAACTGGAATctgaaaaaatatgaattaataaCTATTAAAAACACTTCCGATCACATAATTTGTAATTAGGTTAATATACAGGGCCACAAGATCTCTGTTTATGTAGTTAGTTATTGTTTCCCTCTACAGTGTACATTCAGAACTTTGATTAAAATACAGTAGTACATTTATGGACAGGTCACAAACGTGTCTacaaatatactgtatgtgaatacaaaaaaacacgagATGAATCAGTGAATATAGAATTTTCTTCAGGGGGTCCATGAAGTGTTTAGTCAGACTGTTTGTGGAGCTTCTGCTTTGCTTGTCTGATCAAAGTTGTTTACTCGCTGGTACCTCACAACAAAAGTGCCATATGACTCCAACATGAACTATTGTTACGATGAGCTTGTGTTTCAAGGCCGGGCGATTTTTGTCTGAGCAACGTTGTGTGTTACTTTATTTAAGTCTGATGCCCTCTGCTTTACTCGACATCTTGACCAAGAATACATGTTCACACTGACATATATTCAAATGActgatctgtttttatttttatttttttatcttatCCAAGTAAAACAAATGATTGTTTACACTATTTCTTGGGCCTTGCTTAttcaatgtattttatattgaaTTATTTATTACTTTACTTGAATTATTAAATTGAAAccagaatacaattaaacaagtctcTCGTAAACATGCCATTTTAATTCAAGTAAATTAATGATCAATTTACGCTGCATGCCTTGAAGTTGAATGATAAATGCTGAAGAAACCGTATTAATGGGTGTAGACTAGTGATGATTTGAGTCATTTTAGAGGTTGATTTCTAGACTTGAATTGAGGATGACGGAAATAATTGTAATATTGATGCCTTTATTGTcatgtctgctgtgtgtgtgggtgtttgtgtgtgtgtgtgtgagagagaaagagagagaaagagagagaaagcatgTTTTTGAGTGTATGTATTTGATCTGTTTATTACTGTAGTTTGTTCAAAACCTCCATTATAAACTCTGGTTAACCTGTGGTCGTATATATTTTTGTCACTTTTTCTGTTTTGTACTTTCTTTGAGTTAACCTCTGTTTACTtcattaaatgtatttgcaaAGCATGCCTGGATTGGGGTTTTGTCTTTATTCAATGTTAATTTCACTCAAGATTCATATCGTCCATTTCCTTTATTTAGAAATTGTCTTTCATTAATAGTGTCtttctttaatattttatgcaaacaaatgtatttatttttagtttatgAATATGGTACTAATGAACTTCAAATTATGCACAATACCCCCATATGGCACCAGGTGGCACTAAAGTCCTGGATTTTAAAATGATCTGCAGACTGGTTGAATGTTTCTGTGACACTGAGGGAATGACTACGTGTCTCAAAGGAGAGAAACAAGAAACTGCTGCTGTCTAATGATTAGCAATTGTGTTATATTACCAGTAGCCAGAGCTAGTGCATGTGCTGTTACCAGAACTGCTGCAGGTTTTATTTGTAGATCTATCTGAATCATGAATTATTGATCAAACCAGAACGTATCTCTAACTAAGGTGTTCTTTTTGGTGTCTGCCTCGGGGTGGAAAGCGTTAGATTGCATTAGAATAGCATACAATTATTCGtttcaaagctttttttttcaaatgcaaACTAAACATAGAACTTGGACATGATACTGTGCAATGGATCTAAACTaaatacatgttacatacactgCCTTTCCATATCCATTTACTCTGTGtgtcacaaaaaacacaataaataatgctatgtatgtatgtttgctttaaaaaagaCATGTTTAGAGAACTAGATCTTTGTTTGCATGTATTGCAACTAAAAGTATCAGAGTTTTCGATGAACAAACTTATTTGCTTAGTGTACATCATTATTAGTATTACTATTTAATGGGGGAAGGGCTAATACTTAGAAATATACAATGTAAAGACAGTGAAGTGGCTTTGAGAGTTGTATTGCTATACTAAGCCTGTATGCCCAAGGGGTTTTCTTATTTAGCTCCCCCCTCCCATCTGAGCACAACATCTCACTCTAAAAATAGCTTTGCACCCGAGCACGGAGCTGCACTTCCTCTGGTTTATTAAAAGATTTATTTTGAGAGATTATACAACTGCAAGTCTGTGTGATtggaatataaaaataatatctaGAGTGTATAGATAGCAGCATGCTTACTTAATcatatgttttcatttattgaaAGTTGTAAATTACCCTTATTAGTGTGTACCAGGCACATCTTATATTTGACAGTTTTAAGGTTATATCAGGTGTCAGGTTATCTGTCATGTGGCGATTGAGCATGTCTAAAACTGACATGGAACAGGGAAGGGACGATCAACACTCAAAGCAGTCAATGGATGCCAGTTTGTTTGTGAAATGAAAGGGAAAACTCCTCAGTGCACCTCGTCCCAACTAAATATTTATCATAAGCCAGACACATGGAAATCATTATTTAACACTCCACCCTCATACCTCTCTCACTGCCTCCTAATGTTTGGACAAAAACATGTGGAGCCAATGCAGGGAGAGTACCCAGAAAGGCATACAGAGGggccagtatatatatattgagctgCCTGCAGTCGTTTTGGTTTCTTTCACGGCAGTACAAGCTGTGCCACTGTGTGCTGTCACTGTCGGATCTACTGGCCTCAGACATGGCACGTCTGGCCCtcaccctcctcatcctcctttgCTTCTCCTCGTTCCACTTCAGCTCCAGCGGTCCATCTCGCACCAGGAAGGTTGTGTCGCCCCGTCAGCCTGgaggtaactacacacacagttcatgaaTGACATGCTTGCCACCAATGCTCATCTGACCCGGTGCTCTTGCCTCCTCATGGAGATGCAGCTGCAGAAGAAGATGACGTGAAGTCCCAGCTTGAGAGATTGTGGCTGGAGGTGAACTCACTGAAGGAGATGCAGGCGCTGCAGACAGGTACCGCCCTCACTACACTCACAGAGGATACAGTCAGAGGGGAGGTCAGTGATAGATTAGATTCAGAAGCATTACTGCACTCCAGTGTGTTTATAAGTAAATCAGAAATAAAGTATGGAGCAATGGTTGGTAATGATATCATTATGATTTTAGGTTGTAATTTAGATATGTTATGGTGCTTTTTGCTCACTGTTACTTGTTATTTAAGCCAATGAGCCGCCATGAAAGTGTGGACTTAAAAGAGTGTGAACTTCTCAGTGTGCTCAGTCAgcagcagagagcagcagcactCTATCAGCCATTACTTTGTATACTAAAAGGTTGAATTGCATTAAGGGAATATTGTTATTGACGAACAAATTATATGGAACATAAAAAACACTAGaattattattcttataattgtgtatatttttgtttgtgtctctgttttAATACTTTGAAAATACTATGAAAATATACTCTATATGTAGTTATTTATCTTTGTTTCttattttgattattttccTTTCGTGGTGAGACTGAACGCTCTGTGAGTTATTGACTTTGGCTGCAAGAATTGCTACAAATTatgatggggaaaaaaaataccGTAATAAAAAAGATTAAAGTACAATTCAATACACTTGTGTAAATAAGTGCTTTGTGTTTTCAGTCTGTCTCCGTGGCATCAAAGTTCAGAGGAAGTGTTATCTAACAATAGAGGAGACAAAACATTACCATGAAGCAAATGAAGACTGCATTGCACAAGGAGGAACTCTTGCCACGCCACGAGACATGATGGAAAACAATGAACTAAGAGACTATGCAAAGAGGAGCGCTCCTGGATCCAAGGACTTCTGGATCGGTGTCGCAGATATAGTGAAAGAAGGCCAGTATGTTGATGTCAACAGCCTGCCAGTCAGCTACTTCAACTGGGACCGCTCCAAGAAGCAGCCCACAGGAACGAAGAGGGAGAGCTGTGTTGCTCTTTCCGTAGTTGCACGAGGAAAGTGGTATGATGAGGTGTGTCGCAGCCTCAAAAACTACATCTGTGAATATGTTATTCCCTAAAGGCGACAAATAGGTTGTTGACAACTTGATAATCATTTATGTTGGTTATTCATTAAAAATGTGTTGTCAAATAATGGAAACACGACTTGTATCATGACATTCATTTTAGTCAAATACGTCTCTCTGGTTTTAACTAGGTTGCTAATTAGATTTAGTACACAAGGAACTGTTATCATTGAGTAATCAGGAGAAAGGGGACTTCTGTTTGAGAACAGATAGATTAGTCTTCTTCGTAATGACTTAAATCCTCGGGAGATGATCAAAcgttaaataaagttaaatcaAGTTAAATCaagttaaataaacaaaaatggaaactgttgttgttttcttacaactatttaatttgttttactttttttcagCGTTAAGTCTAATTTATGTATCATAAGTGTACTTaacatttatacatttgtattcattACCACCCGTGAGTTCCCCAGTTTCCAACTTTACTGCTGACAACTTAACAGTTCGATCTGAGCAAATATGGGTGTAGTTATTTACTCATTGGTATCATATCAATAATACAACATGACTATGAGGCCTGAGCAGCATAATGAAGCTCTGATCAAACTGGACGTCGAGGCTTTTAAACCCTTCACACCCCAAACCACATCTGTTACTCCAGACGTAACTGCAACATTAACATTTAACAAACTTTCCCATACAAACTAAAATACTTGAAAAATATCTAGAGTTAATCTACCTGCCTTTGAAATGTTGGAGGAAACACCAACCACACAGAAAGAAGTGGAAACATGCAGAAAGGGATCATTATCAAACATTGACTCTTCTGCTGTCTGtgaaaatgttaaataatgtCTGTTCATATTCTCCTTTAGTGTTGCATATTTCCATAGTCCCAAAACaagtattacatttttaaaaagacattcaTCAATTGTCACATAGTGCAACTGAGACTTTataggtgagtgtgtggggAGCTGTGCCTGGTAAGCAATCCTATTATAGATGTGCTTTATGCAAATAGTATTTGTTTACAGCAGTGCATAATGCAATGTGTTCTTTCACATTGGAGGATCTTAGCATGCAACCATTGACCATCCCCAtcattatctctctctataGCACTCTATTTAATCATCAACAACTGCTGTGATCTGTGTGGATCAAaaacaataccccccccccccccacccacccacacaaacacacgcacacaccgacgTCACTCTGGCCGGACACAGCACGCACGCTTGTCTGGATGGAATGTGACGCCAAAGCTCCCTGAGTGAAGTCTCGCGGAGCAAAACACCGGCCATCTTTCTCCATGTACAGCAGGGCACTTTGTCCTCGGGTACGAGAACCGTGTTGCGATCACTTTGATCACTTTTAGGCAAGTTTAATTTTACTATCCAAGTATCACAACGTACTTCCAACGGGACACGCACGATGCCTGCGTTTCCCGCGGTGAAGTGTAGTCGCTGACACCCTCGTCCGGATAGATATTTGTCCAAGCTGCCGCACGAATGGAAATGGTGCCTAACGAAGAGAACCAGTTCGTACCAAAAGAGGTGAGGTGGTCGCGAGCTATGCCCGACATGTTGAGGACCCGACCTCTGGACGTTAGCCGTCAACCTCATAGACCTTGGCCATTATGGACGTCAACACTTTGGCAACACTTTCGGGAGTGTTGGACGTCGTTGCATCACGTCGAGGCTAACTGCGCTAACAGCCGTGAGCCAAACACGACTCGGCCTGTCGTGACGCGGAGAACAGCGCTAAGCTAACAGCAGCTAGCGGCTAGTTTATAGCTAAACGAAGTGAGTTTAGGACGGCAGCTAAAGCTTTAGCGGGATCATCGTTGAGTTATCTTTATGATAATAGAGAACACAATCGTTCTATTGTTGCGGTTGACATTGTGTTCTCCCCGGAAAAAAAGCAGCCATTAGACTACATTCGCTTCGTGGAGTAAAGCCGTGAGCTCCAGATAATCTAGTCGCTCCATGTTTTTGAAGTTgctaaaaacaaatgtaaatatcTCTGTGGCTGAACAGGGACTGCCAGATCCAAAGCTACGCTGACTAGTTGACACAGACGTCACTGTGATTCAGTCTCCGTGTGTGCAGATTGTTTACATAACTTGTAGCTTCGCTGTTAACGTTAGCATAACATTAGCTCGTGAAATGAGCAAGCTAACGCTAATATTAGCGTGATTTGTGCAGCCGTCACACAACAGGGACGTTTATGTTTTTTGGGTGTTTCTATTGTGGCGTCCTTAATGAACTCGTTGGTCACGATGTTAAGTTACTCGGCCTATATTTCCCGGTGGTTAGCTTCGCACGGTATAAATAAACCATCGTCTTTTAATCTATGATGGTGCTATGTTCTCGTTTTCCATCCATGTAGAACATGCAATGTCTATTTTCTGTTGCCCCAAGTTATCTGGAGTCCCTATATGGAGGTTTTTTATTCGACTGGCTCTGCGTCAGCGTCAGGGTCATACGCCAAGCTCAGGACGTCACTCGTTGATGTGGCTGGTGGTACAATTAGGTTGGGTTATGCACCAATGCACACTTATTAATGTACCGTGTATCCTTTAGTTATACACGTATTCAATGATTATGGATATAATCTAATGAAACTATtctgtaaaaatattttattattattttgagttatgcatatgtatatatatatatagaaacatgtatGTAAAagtcattacatttttattttattttttacatttaactgTCATGAAGCCTGtggttaattatttattttttctcaacAAGATAATGTAAT
Coding sequences within it:
- the clec3a gene encoding tetranectin-like protein, whose translation is MARLALTLLILLCFSSFHFSSSGPSRTRKVVSPRQPGAAEEDDVKSQLERLWLEVNSLKEMQALQTVCLRGIKVQRKCYLTIEETKHYHEANEDCIAQGGTLATPRDMMENNELRDYAKRSAPGSKDFWIGVADIVKEGQYVDVNSLPVSYFNWDRSKKQPTGTKRESCVALSVVARGKWYDEVCRSLKNYICEYVIP